One window of Nicotiana tomentosiformis chromosome 11, ASM39032v3, whole genome shotgun sequence genomic DNA carries:
- the LOC138901859 gene encoding uncharacterized protein, producing MHRVSWILSSGISFTTFQFSRAALSYWEDYKRHRPVDAAPFTWQQFSIIFLEKFVPQSCREELRRQFEQLQSACHAIRLVPTYMEKIKRFIDGLTYQLQLLMTRERVYGATFDEVVDISRQIKMVRSQERVKREEKRPRGQGRFSGVPSRD from the exons atgcacagggtttcttggatacTTTCCAGTGggatctcattcactactttccagttctCTAGGGCTGCCTTAAGTTATTGGGAGGATTACAAGAGGCATAGGCCGGTCGACGCAGCACcctttacttggcagcagttctccattatctttctggagaagttcgtgcctcagtcctgcagagaggagttgcgcaggcagtttgagcagcttc AGTCAGCCTGTCATGCTATCCGGCTGGTTCCCACATACATGGAGAAGATcaagaggtttatagatggcctcacttatcagctgcaattgcttatgaccagagagagagtgtacggtgctacttttgatgaggttgtcgatatttCTCGGCAAATtaagatggttcgcagtcaggagcgGGTCAAGAGGGAGGAAaaaaggcctcgtggtcaggggagatttagtggtgttccttctagggATTAG